The DNA segment AGAGAAATTCTGAGAATCTGCCAGGCTAGCTGATGTAATCTGAGACTGAACGTCTTGACTAGAACTGAAGTTGCCTAATAGAAAATCTGAAGGACTCTGGAAATCGGTATGTTTTAAAGTGCAGAACTCATCTAACACTGTGCTTGAAACAGAATTATCAATCACTGTGCTCCCACTGTTACTATCAAAATTAAGACAACTATATATGTCGCTTTGGTTATGGCTCTCCTCTGATAAGTCTTTAAAACCATATGAATCAGGTAAGAACTGCATGTTAGTTATGTCTTGCGTTAACAGCGGAACCTGAAGGTTTGTTTGGGAAAAGCACTTCACATCATTCAACTGATGATCCCACAAATCCTGGCCTATTGGAGCTAGTCCAGGACCAATAACTGAATCAGGCAACATAAAAGAATGCTCGTGCTTCGTCAAAGTGGAGTTCGACACAGGAGATCTGAGCAATCCAGCAGTAGACTGGAAGGGCAGATTCCACTCATTGTTATTGGAGCATTGAAGGATATTATTGGCACTAGCAGCCTCAATTTGACGCCATGGACTGGATTGCAATTGAGATAAGCTGTTCTGGTGGGAAGCTGTTGCATCAGTCGGGAGAATATGTGGACTTGCGGGCTTTATAGTCACTTTTTCGTCATTACACTGCCCTAGGGACTGACACTGATCTAACCTATCCACTGAAACACTAGTTTCTTTTGCCTGCTCAGAACTTATTCCTACAGTGTCGGAGCCTACTTTTTCTGGAGGTTGAGACTTTGGCTGCAGAGTTGCTTGCGGTGAAGAAATTGAGTTCACAACACAAGGTTGATTGAGGATGACTTGAGGATTTCTTTCACTTTGTACAGATGTATCTTCTACGGTACTTAGCTCAGGTTTCTGGTTGCCTGCTGCATGTATTAGATTCCTAGATTCTTGAGGTAGTGCAACCTTAATATCTTGTACAGTGGGGACACCGCATTGAAGACCAGTAACACCAGGAGGTCTTGCCAGCATCTTCATTAACTGTTCTGACCATAGGTTTGAGATTGAGGAAATTTGAAGTTCACCATATACATTTTCAGGAACACGCATGAAAGGGCGGTGCATCAAACTGTCCCACTCAGTTTGTGCTCCTGTTTTATTCAAAAGTAAAACTATCAGGGAATTTGGATAAGTCAAATGACAGAAAGCAGTATAGATCAACTTACCCAAAAAGGAAGACTGGTAAGGTCGTTTGAGGCCTGCAGTCAGAGAAGGAAATATGAAGAGACTTTCTGGTGTCTCAACTTCCCATGGACTAACTCTACTCTGCTTGTCTCCACATCCCGGTTCGTCCCACTCTGCCTGATAAATAGAAGCCGCGTCAAATTGATGGAAGATCGTGAAGGACCAATTAGCTCACTTGGCAAAAAGAGATAATTAGCTTGTGCTCAGTCAAATTTTAGTCACCTGAAGACACCGCCATTTGGAACCAGGCCATCTTAGTGGATCCAAGTCACTAATGCCAACAATAGTGCCCATGTATCTGGAAAATGGGACAACAGGACTTCAAAGTCAAATGAAGCGGACAATAATGATTATCAGAATCGAATTAGAATGTGATCTCATGAATCCAGAAAAGCAAACTTGCCTGCGTTTACCCGATTCCTCAGTTTCAAACATCATCCCAAACCTCATACCAACTGACAGTTGTGTGCCATAAACAGATTTTCTATATTTGGCCAAGGGAATAACAAACTCTGAAGGGCATGCCCTGCAGTTAAGTCCGTTCGTAGTTACAACCAAAGTAATACAAGCCAGTGGCAAAGCTAATACTGAAATGAAGGCTGAACAAACCTTGGATTGTAGAAAATTGTGAATGTGCTTCTATTAGCAGCAGCATGGGCAGCAGCTGCAAGTACTCCAATATGCATACTATCAGCAGACAGAACTGAAGACGGCAACGAGGTTTGCTGACGGTTAGCACGCCTCACTCCCAACATTAACTGTGACTTCTCATCTCTACAGCATTAAAATACAAAATGAATAACTTGTGTTCAACTAAAGGGATACTCTCTTGTTTGCATGCCATCGTGACGTTTTGGAACGTTGAATAACTTGTGCAGGTGTAACTTCCAGTACTTTTCATTGCAATTACCTGATAAATAGAACAGAATCTCCTGCTCTAAGGCGTTTTGCTCCAACAAACATGCTCCAGCCGGTTGTGAGAAGATGTCGCTTTGGCTGCCCTACATAAACAGGtggaaaaatcataaaactaACAGCAAAATGAATCATCACAAGACAAACAGCTCCAGATTGTTCATCGAATTGAATAAATGAATAGTATATGGTGAGATCCAATTTCAGCATGCTCACCGCGGTATATGTGACGGAATGTCCAAGTATTATTGTGCAAGTCTCGTACAACAAGCTCTTGTGTTGGAGGTTGCATTGAGTAATCCTGAAGAGAAAACCGGGGCAATTTTTCagtgttcttttctttttatagtaaGTTGGCAATTATAGCTCATTCAAGAAAAAAAGGATTCTCACCAGGGGCGGGAACAGCTTTTCTGCTGCTCTTCTAGGAACTGAGAATCCACCATGTGTGCTTGTATCACTGGCAGTCAAAGTTTTGCAGAAGAACTCAGTCGGATGCTTACTAGGCTTCAGTCCAAAGTCCGGAATGGGGAAGACATCTTTCTCCTGATCAAGTAACAGGTATAaggaaaaaatttcaaaatgttTTCGATAGTAAAAACATTCTTCACCTCCATCAATACATTAGTATCTGTATTAAATTTTAGTACAAATAATACATTAAGAACTTACAGAATTCACAGGTTGGAGGCTCATTTGGGCATAGATCTCATCTGTTTCTTTATCTGCCTGTAAATGACGGGACGAGCAAACAATGTTATGATATGAGACGAACTGCAAGCAGTACTCCTATATATGAAGGGCATAAATCTTAAAAGCACATACATGTAGGGTAACATTGTGGACTTGGCACAACAACTGAGAAGCAAGATTTGGATAATTAGGTATCTGGGAAGTTGCTGTTCTGTTTGTGGAAACTGCCACCTGTTGCAACAAGTTAGATTTTCATTAGCTCCTCTCATACATGTCATTATATCCTCAACAAACAAAGCACAAGCCGTGAAAGGATAGAACACATGATTATTGTGCAACTAAGTTTTATAAGAGATAGAAAAGCACATTCCTAACAGGTTTGAACTCTGCAGCGGATGGGAGTCGCGGGAGACTTTTAGACCAAAATTCTACTGCAGGAGAGTTTATATACATGCGATCATTCATCTTTCTTGGGTTTTCGAACTACAATGACACAACTCCAGGAATAAATATTTTCAGGTTGTCTATTGTTGCTAGTGTAGAATGAAACCTTAGCAAGTGAAACAGAGAAGGGAAACTCTTAGCTATATCACAAAATTTAAAGTTTAAATTCAGCAAATATGGACTTACAACTTGTTGTATGATTCTCTTGGAACATTCTAATACGATAATAAAAGGGAACTAAGGACAAAACTGTTCTTCTTTGAACATTTGTTTGTATCAGCAGGATTAGAGAGAGTTTAGTTGGACAAAGCAAACAAACTCATATAtctgtgtgaaaccttcaaagtGGACTTGCATATCATGGACATTTATTTTCTCCGATTCAGCCCCGAAAACAAAATGAAGCAGTTAAAGCAATATACGCAGATATAAGGTTTAAAGAACTAGAGTAGAATGATTCTGTCTTACATCAATATTTAAGGACTAGAAAGTCTTACAGTTTTTGAGTTCTTGAATAGGGAAAATGCACAATTTTGTAAAGAAATGCCAATAAAATGTAACAAATAACAATAATAGGGAAAACAAACCTGTTCACTGTGCCCCTGTGGGAAGTAATACACAAGGCTTCCAACTTGAGGCAATGTTACAAGTGGGCCAGCACAAGTATGCCACAGCTCTGAATTTATTAGCTTCCTTCCTCCTATATTGTATCAAGATTCAACATTTATAagtatatttttaaatttaaaactgTTAAAGCTTGATGGTTAGTTTCAAGATTCAATTTTTATTTCTCCCTAGCCTGAGCTGAGCTCATATACTGCTCCAAAGCATTCATATTAACAAATACAACAACAAAACTAGTGTAATACAGATGGGTTTCGGGAGGATAGCGGGTAAGACGTACTTACCACTACCTTGAAAAAGGTAAataggctgtttccgatagacgttcatatttacaaaatgaaaaaatcaaggATTGACAAAGAAACTAACCAGAATGATCCTGCATTTCTTTCAATAATTTCATTTCCTCAAGTAGAGTATGTGCTCCACTAACCAAACTTCCTGGCTTGTGCTTTTCTTCAACAGAACCCATAAAAACCTCTCTGTAACTTCCCTTACATCAACTCCAAAATCAAAACTAAAGAACCCATCTTTTGCATGAGCTAACAAACCAAATCAACCCCACAATTTTAGGCCAAAAATCCCACTATCCACTGATCAGTAGTCAACAAGATAACATCTTTTTCTCTTTGTTCAAATAACCAAAAACTAACATAACTGCAGAATGACACATTCCACGTCAAGGGAATGAGGAATGACACATTTTTCTTGGAGAAACTGAGAGAATAAAACCAAAGAACAAAGCTGAAAAGAATCTAGTTATTATACAAGAAAACAATTTAATTGGACAGCAGAGAGAGGAGAGCATGCCCAAATAATCCAAAACCAAAGAACAAACACTGCAAAAAGGGTCTGTAATCTAAGTGGGCCTTACACTTTCCATCAACACCCCATCAAAACCAaatatcacaaaaaaaaaaaacaatttttcaaattataatggaaaaaaaaaaaaaagaggggtcaGCTTATTTTTTTCATCAAAGCACGCGTACCTAAGCATAAGGGGCCATAGCTATCAATtcctttgtatttttttttctctcataAAAAGGAAACCGACCTTTCAATGAAAGTAGTCATCATTTCTGATTCCACTCTTCTAAGCTTAAAAAAATccctttttttccattttaccctttaaaaaaaattcaactttttgTTGCTCTTTTTTCTAACTCTGTATATACTGTTTCTTGAAAGTGGAAAAGAGTGTTGCATGCTCTTAACCtgtacacatacacacacacacacttactTTTCTTCTTCTCTGTATATTTTGGTTGATTCTTTTGCAGCTTTTTGAGACTCTGAAAAATTTTGcagttaaagaaaaagaaaagcagaGGGGGGAAAAGCTAAGTTAACACGAAATCGTACTAATACTTGTGAGGAAGAAAGTCAGGAATTTAataaaaggaataaagaaatgGAAAACGTACAATGGTTGCTTGCTTTCACACAATACTACTACAGTGTGCAGACATAAATAACTGAACCTATACTATGCAAACGAGGACTTAATAAACTAAGTACtcttttaaatataaaaaaataaataatgtagTAGTTGAATAAAGAGATCATAGGAGTAATAAATGTATAtgctcttcttttttcctttttttttaaataaagaaatgGAGGGAAGGGAGATAATTATGGGTCATTTGACAATCTACAAATATTTCATAGACATTCTTTATTGCACAAAATTATGCAAATTTTGTTAAtggaaaaaaaaatttggaaataGCCACGATTTTAAAGTAAATTAAATATAACTATTTTTgcatgtaaagataaaatctgaacgaaaatactctTAGTAATCCGAAAAAATTTtaatataatatgctggagtttaaatattttataaatgagattttaatataatatgctggaatttcATAATGTACTGGAGCTCAACATAATATACTAGAAATTTATACGCAAGAGTTTCATAATTCAGCATGCTGGAACCAGAGGCGGAGCTAGCTTTATACGTGCGGGTTCGGCCGAACTCAGTCACTTTCGCTTAAACACTATATTTATACtaagaaattcattaaatatgtacaaatattTAATTGTGAACCCAGTAACTAAGACGATCTATCGGTTTCGAGATAAATtcagaacccataaactttaaatccTGACTCCGCCTCTGGCTGGAACTTTCTGTGTGTTGcggttccaacataatatgttggaagtttatACACATGAGTTCCATAACCCAGCATATTATGCCGGAACTTTCTGTTTTTTAGCAAAACGATAACTATTTTTTCATGACTTTACAAACGCTGACTATAAAAaattggctagcccgtgctattttcgcATCATAAAATGGTTTGATGGCATTAGGTTATAGTTTAGTTTTGGATAATCCTTATTGTTGTAATGTAAGGTTTATTTTAACATATTATAAGAGTCAGGCTAATCTATAATctgaattaattaaatattaaatattatattatgTCGTCCAAACTTCAAATATTCTGCCTTAGGCATGTGAGAGACATTAGAATCCCCTATCGATTGAGTGATATGTGAAATAATCTTCTTATATACTTTTGTATTATTAGAATATTACGAACTAACTTTCAAAATTGAGTTAgattcaatatttattttcttgaCAAATTGTTACATAAACTATATTCTATTTCTCAtgtggaaagaagaaaaggacggGTGGGCTAAGAAAGaaaatgacaaaataaaaaaggcGTATTTTAGTACGTGGATTACGAAGATATGCCAAATGCCAAAGGTGGTGTTTTTTGGTATAAACCCAAGAAGAAAATTTTCGGCGTAGGGTTTTCattttctatctcttttcagacgTAATTGCTTTATCCTTTGGACTTTTGCCCAGCCTGATATTTGACCGTTCTACACGCCTGCGCTACACGGCAACGGCGCATGTTAGCATAGCTTCGTTGAATTAAAAACTTCTCATTTTGAGACTTTGGAAAGTGTTTTGGATAGATAAATTCACTaggaaaagaatatttttttttgaaaaaaaaatcttgaTAGAAATACAAAGGAtgttttcataattttttttgaaCACTAATTTTGGAGAAAACAATTTGTTGAAACGAATTTTGTGTTAATTGGTGACAgattttttcaagtttttttttatatatattttgtaagtGAAACAAAATTATTTGGTTTAAAAAGGTCTTATGACACTTCGCTCCCGTTTGGTCATAGatttttgctttatttcaaaaaaaaaatattgtttgttTATGATATATGATCATGTTGTGAGAAAATAAaacttcaaaaaatttcaaattttcaaaaacttaTTTAAGGCGGTTTTTTGGTGAAAatttttcttcaactcacaacATTTCAACTTTTCCTCAAAAAAAATACATGTCCTAACAAAAattaaacttttaaaaattatttttcaacgcaactttaaaaatacttttttcaaatttcaatcaaatctatgtccaaacgctagctTCGTCACTCAACTTTTTTCGTAAAATATTAACCAAACAAGTTGTTTtagaaccctttctaaatttttaTAAGTTCTCATGTCCAAACGTATAAATTCATGGCTTCTATATTGACATGTTGATATTTGGATGATTGAGCTATAATATTTCATAAACTTCCCGAGTTAAGTCTCATTGGAGAATAAACTCTACTCCCATATTAAGAAATATTCCGAGTTAATCATTCTTCTTTGTTTCTATAATCTTCATTAACCAACAAATACGTACGCTTATCTCTCTTTCTAAATATGCTTAATGGTGGCTTACTTAATTACCCTCATTGGATATTTACTATCTTTAGTAACTGTCCTTAAACAGAAAAAAGTTTGAGGGGAAAGAAATATGCCTTATGTGTATAATTTTCTCCTTCTCTCGTCTGAACGAATAGACTAACAAAATGCATGCATGTATTTCGTTTAGAAAAGTTTTACTAGTAAAGGTATTTTTTTGGGCAAGTTACACTTCCAATAAAACTTAACGGAGAAAGGAATTAATAgcaatatatttttctttcttttttatgcGCAGTAATCTTTAAAAATCTATATGAAACAgtactaaataaataaatacagccCTTTAATTCATACTGCCTTAAGTACACGTCAAATTAGAAGGCATATAGGAATGAGTAATGACTGTGTGTTGAGCGTAACAAAGGGGTCATGCCACTTACATGACTTCAATACTCTTAATCAGGGCTGTACAAATCGAACAGAAAAACCACACCAAATCGAAAAGTCAAATCAAATCGATTAAAAAATtcgatttggtttggtattgagtaaaaaaatctgAACCAacccgacatataaatatataatttatatatatataagattttatataaaattttcttttaaaatatcgagaaatatttgggattctcTTGCGGGATATAAATTTTAATAGAATATGAAGTGCTCCGTATTTATTGACGttaaataatgggttgtatgatcactttcttatcaagtgttactGGAATGCGTCTATCTCTTTGTTCTCCTATATtcgatgtaacgacccgaccggtcgttttgagcttttgcatttcgctctctagttctcgggcatgacttgccccgtgtaatgcaaaataacttatgtaaatcattggtgttgggtttcaggttaatcagaatttaatttggaagaatagtctcAGTTAAAAGctaaaaatttgaaaggtttgaccaatatttgacttgtttgtatatgatctcggattggaatttttatgatttggttagctccgttaggtgatttggacttaggagcgtgatcggaatgcatttttggaagtccatggaaggtttaggcttggattggcgaaattgagatttcagcgctttccggttgataggtgagattttgatataggggtcggaatgtaatttcgagagttgcagtagttttgttgtgtcatttgggatgtgtgtgcaaaatttcaggtcattcggacgagatttgatagactttttgatcgaaagcataatttaagagttcttggagttcttaggcttgaatcctatgttaaattggtgatttgatattgttgtgaacgttccaaagttttgaacaagtttgaacgatgtcatgggatgtgttggtacaattggtttgaagttccgggagtttcgggtaggttccgggatgttttaggccaaaaatcatagttgtagcaggtccagaagggttgcaggcctcggaactcacccgcgCGATCTGCACAAAAAGACATGTGGCCACGGTATgtgctgtgcagaccgcacaaaaagaagtgcggtcgcggtaggtgtcatgcggacctcactaaatggtgtgcggccgcggtggggaacgattcgctggtcctacttcggaagctcatatcttttgatctacaaggaatttcgagatgatttaaaaacgaaagttgtatcccttcgtgtctagtttccaaaaggataaaaatatcccaatttggacatttgtagaaaAGGTTgtcgccaaaatactaaagcctgtcactgcagaggaaagcctgtgcggccgcggttgtttttgcgcggaccgcactggcttgtgcggaccgTGGTCGATTTGGTGCAGCCCGCaaaggctgaaatctgaggggtactctataaatacgaggttttgggttttatttaatattttgacctagagagctcg comes from the Nicotiana sylvestris chromosome 4, ASM39365v2, whole genome shotgun sequence genome and includes:
- the LOC104228100 gene encoding auxin response factor 5 — its product is MGSVEEKHKPGSLVSGAHTLLEEMKLLKEMQDHSGGRKLINSELWHTCAGPLVTLPQVGSLVYYFPQGHSEQVAVSTNRTATSQIPNYPNLASQLLCQVHNVTLHADKETDEIYAQMSLQPVNSEKDVFPIPDFGLKPSKHPTEFFCKTLTASDTSTHGGFSVPRRAAEKLFPPLDYSMQPPTQELVVRDLHNNTWTFRHIYRGQPKRHLLTTGWSMFVGAKRLRAGDSVLFIRDEKSQLMLGVRRANRQQTSLPSSVLSADSMHIGVLAAAAHAAANRSTFTIFYNPRACPSEFVIPLAKYRKSVYGTQLSVGMRFGMMFETEESGKRRYMGTIVGISDLDPLRWPGSKWRCLQAEWDEPGCGDKQSRVSPWEVETPESLFIFPSLTAGLKRPYQSSFLGAQTEWDSLMHRPFMRVPENVYGELQISSISNLWSEQLMKMLARPPGVTGLQCGVPTVQDIKVALPQESRNLIHAAGNQKPELSTVEDTSVQSERNPQVILNQPCVVNSISSPQATLQPKSQPPEKVGSDTVGISSEQAKETSVSVDRLDQCQSLGQCNDEKVTIKPASPHILPTDATASHQNSLSQLQSSPWRQIEAASANNILQCSNNNEWNLPFQSTAGLLRSPVSNSTLTKHEHSFMLPDSVIGPGLAPIGQDLWDHQLNDVKCFSQTNLQVPLLTQDITNMQFLPDSYGFKDLSEESHNQSDIYSCLNFDSNSGSTVIDNSVSSTVLDEFCTLKHTDFQSPSDFLLGNFSSSQDVQSQITSASLADSQNFSVQDFADNSGGASSSNVNFDESNLLQNSSWQQVAPRVRTYTKIQKAGSVGRSIDVSSFKTYDELRSEIERMFGLEGLLNDTRGSGWKLVYVDYENDVLLVGDDPWEEFVGCVRCIRILSPTEVQQMGEEGMQLLNSAGLQDINGSTSEFPN